The Clostridium botulinum BKT015925 genome includes the window CCTCTTAATTTTAAATCTTCTTCTGCTATAAAAAATCCATCATTACTTTTTGTAATAATATCCATTCTTTGTTTTGTAATATCATTGCTTGAATTAGTTATTAAAATACAATATGATTTTTTATCTCCTCTTCCTACTCTTCCTCTTAATTGATGTAATTGTGAAAGTCCAAATCTTTCAGCACTTTCAATTATCATAAGTGTAGCATTAGGCACATTTACTCCAACTTCTATAACAGTTGTAGAAATAAGAACTTCTGTCTTTCCCATTTTAAATCTTTCCATTATTTCATCCTTTGATTTTGATGGCATTTTCCCATGAAGTATCTCAACTTCAACATTATTAAAATATTTATCTTTTAACTCCATATAAAGTTTTTCTACAGACTTAACATTTAATTCTTCATTTTCTTCTACTAATGGACAAACTATGTATACTTGTGCTCCTTGTTTTATTTTTTTTAATGCAAAATTATAAACCCTATTTCTTTCATTTTCTTTTACAGAAAAAGTATCTATTTTTTTTCTACCTGGAGGCAATTTATCTATTGTTGATATGTCAAGATCTCCATAAAGAGATAGTGCAAGTGTTCTAGGAATAGGCGTTGCTGTCATAACTAATACATCTATATTATTATTTTTATTATATAATTTACTTCGTTGCTTAACTCCAAATCTATGTTGTTCATCAGTAACCACCATACCTAAATTGTTAAATTCTACATCATCCTCTAGTAATGCATGAGTACCTATGACCATATCAACTTCTCCACTTTTCAATTTACCTTTTATTATATCTTTCTTCTTAGTACTCCCTGTTAACAACTCTATTTTTACATTAAAATTTTCAAATAAATTTATTGCTTGCTCATAATGTTGATTTGCCAAGATTTCTGTAGGAGCCATTAAAACGCCCTGATATCCATTTTTAACTATATTAAAGAGAGCTATTAAGGAAACTATAGTTTTTCCACTTCCTACATCACCCTGAACTAATCTGTTCATAGGTCTATCTCTTTTTTCATCTATTAATATTTCTCTTACAACCTTATTTTGAGCATCTGTAAGAGTGAATGGCAAATTTTCTTTTAAAATTTTTAGTTCTTCTGATATTTTAAAAGCTATTCCTTTTGATTTTTTATATTGTTTTAACATTAACAATTTTAAAGAATATGTAAATAACTCTTGAAATTTTAATCGTTTCATTGCATATAATAATTCTTCTTCTCTTGTTGGATGATGTATATTTCTAATTGATTTATCTAAAGAAACTAAATTATATTTATCCAATATGTTCTTAGGTATGTTTTCAACTATAGTAATATTCGATAATATATAATTTATAGTCTTATTAAAAAAGTTATTTGTAAGACTTCCCTTCAACGAATATTTGGGTGTTATACCTATAAGTTTTTCTGTATCTTCTAATATATTAGGATTAATAATAGATACCTTATATTTATCCATTTTAACCTTACCCGAAATAATATATTCTTCATTAACTTTAAACTTATTTTTTATATATTTTTGATTGAACCATTTTCCTTGAAACTCTAAATCATTTTTAGTAAAAATTACAGTTGATATAACCATATTCCTTTTAACATAAATATCTTTTTTAATTTCTTTTACCTTAGCTTTTATAATAACCTTATCTTCATCCTTTAAATTGCTTATATCATTACAGTAATGAATTTTCTCATAATCTCTCGGAAAATATAATAAAAGATCTAATATCTTATATATTCCACATTTATTTAATAATTCCTTGGTTTTTGGCCCTATCCCCTTTAATGAAGCAACATCATCATTTATATTCATAGTTATCACCTCCAGAATTTTTATAATAAAAAAAGCCCTAGGGCTTTTTTAGTCATAGGACCTTAATGCCCTATGACTCTTGCCATAGTGACTCTATTCAACAGCTATTATAAAATAATATAAAGGTTGTTCACCACTATAAAATTGAACATCTATATCTGAATATTTTTCTTCAATTTCTTCTGCAAATTGTTGAGCTTTTTCTTCATCACAATCTTTTCCATAGAAAACAGTTATAAGCTCACTATCTTCATCTACCATATTATCTATAAGATTATGACATACTTCGTAAATATCTTGACCCACTTCATTTATTTTATTTTCGATTAAGCCTAGTATATTACCTTCTTTTATAGGTTTTCCATCAATTTCAGTATCTCTAACTGCATAAGTAACAGAAGCAGTATTTACATTTTCTATCGCTTCTTTCATTGAATCAATGTTTTCTTCTAAGCTACTATTAGCATCAAATACAGTTATAGCAGTTATTCCTTGTGGTATTGTTTTTGTTGGTATAACCACTACATTTTTGTCTGATAATTCACATGCTTGTTCTGCTGCCATGATTATATTTTTATTATTTGGTAATATAAATATGTTCTTAGCATTTATCTTATTTATACGTTCTATTATATCCTGTGTACTAGGATTCATAGTTTGACCGCCTTCTATAACGGAATCTACTCCAAGATCCTCAAAAATATGTTTTAATCCATTTCCCATAGTTACAGAAACAAAACCATACTCTTTAGGCTCTTCATTTATTTCATCACTAGACTCTTCCTCAGCTTCTGTAGTTGCATACTCTAACTCTAATATTTGTCTATGTTCTTCTCTCATATTATCTATCTTAATTTTAGATAGTTCACCTAATTTTAAAGCATTAGATAATACAAAACCTGGATCATTTGTATGAATATGAACCTTTATAATATCATCAACGCCTATAACTATCATTGAATCTCCTACAGGTTCCAATACTGATTTTAAGTTTTCAGCCTTAATTTGAGCATCATTTGTATTAACAAAAAACTCTGTA containing:
- the recG gene encoding ATP-dependent DNA helicase RecG: MNINDDVASLKGIGPKTKELLNKCGIYKILDLLLYFPRDYEKIHYCNDISNLKDEDKVIIKAKVKEIKKDIYVKRNMVISTVIFTKNDLEFQGKWFNQKYIKNKFKVNEEYIISGKVKMDKYKVSIINPNILEDTEKLIGITPKYSLKGSLTNNFFNKTINYILSNITIVENIPKNILDKYNLVSLDKSIRNIHHPTREEELLYAMKRLKFQELFTYSLKLLMLKQYKKSKGIAFKISEELKILKENLPFTLTDAQNKVVREILIDEKRDRPMNRLVQGDVGSGKTIVSLIALFNIVKNGYQGVLMAPTEILANQHYEQAINLFENFNVKIELLTGSTKKKDIIKGKLKSGEVDMVIGTHALLEDDVEFNNLGMVVTDEQHRFGVKQRSKLYNKNNNIDVLVMTATPIPRTLALSLYGDLDISTIDKLPPGRKKIDTFSVKENERNRVYNFALKKIKQGAQVYIVCPLVEENEELNVKSVEKLYMELKDKYFNNVEVEILHGKMPSKSKDEIMERFKMGKTEVLISTTVIEVGVNVPNATLMIIESAERFGLSQLHQLRGRVGRGDKKSYCILITNSSNDITKQRMDIITKSNDGFFIAEEDLKLRGSGEIFGFNQHGENGFIISDVINDYGIFRNANKEAKILIKSEKKEDIQLKNNILDEIKRSSRYICFN
- a CDS encoding DAK2 domain-containing protein, encoding MERLKIDGINLRNMVINASNNLQEKKEFVNSLNVFPVPDGDTGTNMSMTFKSAVSEVENLKSNSISEVAKQVSRGALMGARGNSGVILSQIFRGIAKGIEGEDEVDALKFAKSLEEGAKYAYKAVMRPTEGTILTIIRAAGESATSANESDIVKLLEKVCKHTENVLNQTPDMLPALKEAKVVDAGGMGLFIILQGMYNALKDNIEANIAEEINETVKKATTSAQATINPEDIKFGYCTEFFVNTNDAQIKAENLKSVLEPVGDSMIVIGVDDIIKVHIHTNDPGFVLSNALKLGELSKIKIDNMREEHRQILELEYATTEAEEESSDEINEEPKEYGFVSVTMGNGLKHIFEDLGVDSVIEGGQTMNPSTQDIIERINKINAKNIFILPNNKNIIMAAEQACELSDKNVVVIPTKTIPQGITAITVFDANSSLEENIDSMKEAIENVNTASVTYAVRDTEIDGKPIKEGNILGLIENKINEVGQDIYEVCHNLIDNMVDEDSELITVFYGKDCDEEKAQQFAEEIEEKYSDIDVQFYSGEQPLYYFIIAVE